The following are from one region of the Nicotiana tabacum cultivar K326 chromosome 3, ASM71507v2, whole genome shotgun sequence genome:
- the LOC107816122 gene encoding proteinase inhibitor type-2 precursor, which translates to MAVHKVSFVAHLLVLGMFLLLVDAKACTKECGNFAYGICPRSQGTPDDPICTTCCAGYKGCNYYSANGTFICEGSSDPKNPNVCPQFCDPDIAYSKCPRSEGETIINPTGCTTCCTGYKGCYYFGQDGEFVCEGESDEPKSCTTECDPRVATISCPFSGLVKINQECINCCNADKGCELYDNDGSLICTGGEPQSAA; encoded by the exons ATGGCTGTTCACAAAGTTAGTTTCGTCGCTCATCTACTTGTTCTTG GAATGTTTCTACTACTTGTTGATGCCAAGGCTTGTACCAAAGAGTGTGGTAATTTTGCCTATGGGATATGCCCGCGTTCACAAGGAACTCCAGACGATCCCATATGCACCACTTGTTGCGCAGGCTACAAGGGCTGCAACTATTATAGCGCTAATGGAACTTTTATTTGTGAAGGATCGTCTGACCCCAAAAATCCAAACGTTTGTCCCCAGTTTTGTGATCCAGATATTGCCTATTCAAAATGCCCGCGTTCAGAAGGAGAGACGATAATTAATCCCACCGGATGCACTACCTGTTGCACGGGATACAAAGGTTGCTACTACTTCGGTCAGGATGGCGAGTTTGTTTGTGAAGGAGAGAGTGATGAACCCAAGAGTTGTACTACGGAATGTGACCCTAGAGTTGCTACCATAAGTTGCCCGTTTTCTGGATTGGTAAAGATTAATCAAGAATGCATCAACTGTTGTAACGCAGACAAGGGTTGCGAACTCTATGATAATGATGGATCTTTAATTTGTACTGGTGGGGAGCCTCAAAGTGCTGCTTAA